Within Bradymonas sediminis, the genomic segment GTGATGAATCTGATAAGCGTTTTACTGCGCAAGGACGTCATGCTCGGGGCTCTCTCAAAGAAGAATTGGAAATCAAAGCGCGCTCACGCCTACATCGTTCGTGAGCGAATCAGTACGACAATAAGCAGCGGCGTAAATGCGAAGGCTAAAATCGCCTGGGCGACCAAGAGAGCGCGCAGGTCGATGGCGGCCAGCGCGACCGAGGTATAGACAAAAAGCATATGCGTGCCCAGGCCCAGTAGCGCGGCCTGGCGCATCGTACCGCGATATTTGCGCCGGTAGGCCGCGGCTTCTTCCTCGGTGGGAAGTTTGGGCTCCAGGGCGCTCGGGTCGCCGGCCAGACGGTCTTTTACCGTCAAAAAGCCCAGATAGACCCGCAGCAGAAATCGCTCGAGCATACTGCCAGATTCGCGGGCTTGATCCAAATCTTTGAGGACCTCATCGCGGGTCTCAACCCCCGACGATGCGTCGGCCGTGGTGGAGGTGAGCGCTTGAAATTGGACTTTGACGTTGTCGTAGACGATGGTTCGAATCCAGGTCGTGATGCCTGCGACCACGGCGACGCCGAACCAGATGCTGCCAAAATGTTCCAAAATTCCCAGGCCGATCAACACATAGGCGGGCAACAAGACCAGGGCGTCGACTACGCCGTCGAGGATGCGCCCGACGCGCGAGCCGCCGCCGCGCGCGCGGGCGAGTTGGCCGTCGGCGCAGTCGAGGATGACCGAGGCGAAGAGGAAGAAGCCGGCGAGCACGAGCAGCAGTGAGTCGACCGGGATGGGGCCGAGCGCGACTTCGTCAAAGAGCGTGCCGAAGAACGACTGATAGAGGCAAAAGGAGCCAATCCAGCCGGCGGTCAGGCTCGAGACCGTAATCTGGTTGGGCGTGACGGGGGTCGACAGCGCGAGGGCGGTGACCGCCGCCGCCAAGGGGCGGTGGAATCGGCGGTCAACGCTCTCCTCAACGTCGTAGTCTTTGAAGGCGAGGGCGTCGCGGTAACGTGTTCGAAAGCTCATGGCGCTCGTGTCGCGATGGGCCCATAGCCTGGGCCGCTCTAGTTGTTGGTGGGAGTCGAGTCTTCGGGGGTATCCTGCCAGCTCGCGTAGAGTTGGCGAGCGACTTCGAGGTCTTCGAGGGTGTCGATCTCGGTCCAGCTGCTGACCGGGATTTCGTGGGCGTAGAAGGGGTGCGCGTCGCCCATGATGTCGGCGAACATATCCTCATAATAGGAGTTCGCCCGCTCGTCCTCGCTCATCGCTTCAAGGCGCTCGCGAAGGACGTCATAGAAGTCCGCCGAGATAATCTGGACGCCCACGGATTCGCCTGCGCTCTTGGCTGGGTCGAGCCCCTTGCTCAGCGCGCTGACACGGTCATCCTCGCCGAGCTCGATCTTCATCTCTTCGGCGCCCATTTCTTCGGGGGAAATCATCGCGAGAATATTGCCGCGCGAGTCGGCGAGCAGATCCTTGAGCCAGCCGGATTTGCGCACCAGGATATCGCCATCGCAGAGGATAAACGGGCGCCCGGCGACCGCCGGCAGCGCGCCTAAAAGCGAGGCGGCGTTATTGGTCTCGGAGTAATTCGGGTTCGGGCAGAAGCTGACTTCCGGCAGGTTGGAGTGGCCGGCCACGCAGGAGCGAATCTTGGCCTCAAGATAGCCGGTGGCCAGCGCGACATGCTGGATGCCCTGCTCATGGAGTTGGCGCAGCAGACGAATCAGCAGCGGTACTCCGTTGATCTCGATCAGGCATTTGGGCTGCGTGTCGGTCAGCGGCCTGAGGCGGGCGCCGACGCCCGCGACTAATAGAATCGCATCGTGAATTTTTGCTTGCTCAGACATAATCGATCCTCGGGAAGAGAAATCCGCCAACAACGCACCTTCCTTAGCATATTAACGATTGAGATGGCAGCCCCTTGTATTGCCCGGAAAGCGCGCCTAAGTTGCTCGCTCGGGCGTGTGTATTTCCCTTTAACGAGCGCGATGATGCAGAATGATTT encodes:
- a CDS encoding CDP-alcohol phosphatidyltransferase family protein; amino-acid sequence: MSFRTRYRDALAFKDYDVEESVDRRFHRPLAAAVTALALSTPVTPNQITVSSLTAGWIGSFCLYQSFFGTLFDEVALGPIPVDSLLLVLAGFFLFASVILDCADGQLARARGGGSRVGRILDGVVDALVLLPAYVLIGLGILEHFGSIWFGVAVVAGITTWIRTIVYDNVKVQFQALTSTTADASSGVETRDEVLKDLDQARESGSMLERFLLRVYLGFLTVKDRLAGDPSALEPKLPTEEEAAAYRRKYRGTMRQAALLGLGTHMLFVYTSVALAAIDLRALLVAQAILAFAFTPLLIVVLIRSRTM
- a CDS encoding NTP transferase domain-containing protein, which codes for MSEQAKIHDAILLVAGVGARLRPLTDTQPKCLIEINGVPLLIRLLRQLHEQGIQHVALATGYLEAKIRSCVAGHSNLPEVSFCPNPNYSETNNAASLLGALPAVAGRPFILCDGDILVRKSGWLKDLLADSRGNILAMISPEEMGAEEMKIELGEDDRVSALSKGLDPAKSAGESVGVQIISADFYDVLRERLEAMSEDERANSYYEDMFADIMGDAHPFYAHEIPVSSWTEIDTLEDLEVARQLYASWQDTPEDSTPTNN